One segment of Niveibacterium microcysteis DNA contains the following:
- a CDS encoding GlsB/YeaQ/YmgE family stress response membrane protein, with the protein MSLLGWIVIGLVIGFFASMRMHSSERTTLIDVGIGTIGAVMGGSIITTFGHNDVAGINLPSQVLAVVGAAALLLAYHATFRVVR; encoded by the coding sequence ATGTCACTACTTGGATGGATCGTCATCGGCCTGGTCATCGGCTTCTTCGCCAGCATGCGCATGCACAGCTCGGAGCGCACGACCCTGATCGACGTTGGCATCGGCACCATCGGCGCCGTCATGGGCGGCAGCATCATCACCACCTTCGGCCACAACGACGTTGCCGGCATCAACCTGCCGAGCCAAGTGCTCGCCGTCGTCGGCGCTGCAGCCCTGCTGCTCGCCTACCACGCAACCTTTCGCGTGGTTCGCTAA
- a CDS encoding BON domain-containing protein yields the protein MGKTRNYLSSFLIAASLFSVVGCASTARNEGTGEYVDDTVITSKVKGAIFNEPSLKSAEINVETFKGVVQLSGFVTSQSAINKAIEVTRGVGGVKSVKDDMRIK from the coding sequence ATGGGCAAGACACGCAACTACCTCTCCAGCTTCCTCATCGCCGCATCGTTGTTCTCGGTCGTCGGCTGTGCTTCGACCGCCCGGAATGAAGGCACCGGCGAATACGTCGACGACACCGTCATCACGAGCAAGGTCAAGGGCGCAATCTTCAACGAGCCGAGTCTCAAGTCGGCCGAGATCAATGTCGAGACCTTCAAGGGGGTCGTTCAGCTCAGCGGCTTCGTAACGTCGCAGAGCGCCATCAACAAGGCCATCGAAGTCACCCGCGGTGTTGGTGGTGTGAAGTCGGTGAAGGACGACATGCGTATCAAGTGA